A stretch of the Arthrobacter stackebrandtii genome encodes the following:
- the htpX gene encoding zinc metalloprotease HtpX, with protein sequence MHNHFNGLKTVALFGVLWAVLLGLGGLLSAGMNSAAPLWIFALIGVGTTAYGYWNSDKIAIRSMQAYPVAEEQAPGIYRIVRELSAKANQPMPAIYVSPTQSPNAFATGRNPKNAAVCCTEGILNILDERELRGVLGHELMHVYNRDILTSSVAAAVAGVITSVAQMMLFFGGDRRSQNPLAMIAMALLAPLAASMIQLAISRTREYDADEDGAKLTDDPLALASALRKLEMGVQRAPLPQDQKLVNSSHLMIANPFKSGGAAKLFATHPPMAERISRLEKMAGRPV encoded by the coding sequence TTGCACAACCATTTCAATGGGCTCAAGACCGTGGCACTCTTTGGGGTGCTGTGGGCGGTGTTGCTGGGCCTGGGCGGCTTGCTGAGCGCCGGAATGAACAGTGCGGCGCCGTTGTGGATCTTTGCCCTCATCGGCGTTGGCACCACGGCATACGGCTACTGGAACAGTGACAAGATTGCCATCCGGAGCATGCAGGCCTACCCCGTGGCAGAGGAGCAGGCCCCGGGCATTTACCGGATCGTCCGGGAACTGTCCGCCAAGGCCAACCAGCCGATGCCGGCCATCTATGTATCCCCGACGCAGTCGCCGAACGCCTTCGCAACGGGCCGAAACCCCAAGAACGCGGCCGTCTGCTGCACCGAGGGGATCCTGAACATCCTGGACGAACGGGAACTGCGCGGCGTGCTGGGCCATGAACTCATGCACGTCTACAACCGCGACATCCTGACGTCGTCGGTCGCGGCGGCAGTGGCCGGGGTCATCACCTCCGTGGCGCAGATGATGCTGTTCTTCGGCGGCGACCGGCGCAGCCAGAACCCGCTCGCCATGATCGCGATGGCACTTCTGGCCCCGCTGGCGGCGTCCATGATCCAGCTCGCCATCAGCAGGACCCGCGAATACGATGCCGACGAAGACGGTGCCAAGCTGACGGACGATCCTCTGGCGCTGGCCTCGGCCCTGCGCAAATTGGAGATGGGTGTCCAGCGGGCGCCCCTGCCGCAGGACCAGAAACTGGTCAATTCCAGCCACCTCATGATCGCCAACCCGTTCAAGTCAGGCGGCGCCGCCAAGCTCTTCGCCACGCACCCGCCCATGGCGGAGCGGATCTCGAGGCTGGAGAAGATGGCCGGCCGGCCGGTCTGA
- a CDS encoding ankyrin repeat domain-containing protein has product MTTNAPLNEDQSAAVVALAMDLARAGKTAELAEFLDHGLPIDAQDAEGNTLLMLAAYNGEVDTVAMLTGRGANVDIRNGRDQSPLAGALFKGEDTIAGLLIAAGADLDAGTPTARAAAAMFGREHLLP; this is encoded by the coding sequence ATGACCACCAACGCACCCCTCAATGAAGACCAGTCGGCCGCGGTTGTTGCCCTCGCCATGGACCTTGCCCGTGCAGGCAAGACCGCGGAACTGGCTGAATTCCTGGACCACGGCCTGCCCATCGACGCACAGGACGCCGAAGGCAACACGCTGCTCATGCTCGCCGCCTACAATGGCGAAGTGGACACCGTGGCCATGCTCACCGGGCGCGGAGCCAACGTCGACATCCGCAACGGCCGCGACCAGTCCCCGCTGGCCGGCGCCCTGTTCAAGGGCGAGGACACCATCGCAGGCCTCCTCATTGCCGCAGGCGCCGATCTCGACGCCGGAACCCCCACCGCGCGCGCCGCCGCCGCGATGTTCGGCCGCGAACACCTCCTCCCCTAA
- a CDS encoding MarR family winged helix-turn-helix transcriptional regulator: MTSDIQELAGRYRDILRQAVFLVRSMDAEGELSIGHLSTLNMVAVGPMRVGAIARNAGIKVPSATEQIIKLELAELVERVPDPADARGVLVRLTSKGQDVREAANTRRNGSMARALQTLSGEEVQAIAAALPAIAKLNEALAGGHGTGTQQDQPAQGHNPAPAPQPTKD, encoded by the coding sequence ATGACAAGTGATATTCAGGAATTGGCCGGTCGGTACCGCGACATCCTCCGCCAGGCCGTGTTCCTGGTCCGGTCCATGGATGCCGAGGGCGAGCTGAGCATCGGCCACCTGAGCACCTTGAACATGGTTGCCGTTGGGCCGATGCGGGTGGGTGCCATCGCCCGCAATGCCGGCATCAAGGTGCCCAGCGCCACCGAGCAGATCATCAAGCTGGAATTGGCGGAACTGGTGGAGCGCGTCCCCGACCCGGCCGACGCCCGCGGAGTCCTGGTCCGGCTCACCTCCAAGGGGCAGGATGTGCGCGAGGCGGCCAACACCCGCCGCAACGGCTCCATGGCGCGGGCACTGCAAACCCTCAGCGGTGAAGAGGTCCAGGCCATCGCCGCAGCCCTGCCCGCGATCGCCAAGCTCAACGAAGCACTGGCCGGCGGGCACGGCACCGGCACGCAGCAGGACCAGCCGGCACAGGGACACAATCCCGCGCCGGCGCCCCAGCCAACCAAAGACTAA
- a CDS encoding histidine phosphatase family protein, with the protein MRLILIRHGQTPNNIRGLLDTAVPGPGLTTLGLQQAEAVPTEIGGQRIDELYTSNLTRTQLTAAPLAGARTLEPLVRDGIREISAGDLEMKGDEASIMAYLKVLMSWFGGDLSARIPGADNGFEVLERFDAVVEEAAAHESVAMVSHGAMIRFWAAHRARNVDWTDPKYRMLGNTGIVTLEGEPTGSDAPGGWSLLDWHAEAAGGLHGEDIADPTGGAAEAAFGGKPNN; encoded by the coding sequence ATGCGATTGATCTTGATTCGACACGGCCAGACACCCAACAACATCCGCGGGCTCCTGGACACGGCGGTGCCCGGTCCGGGGCTCACAACGCTGGGCCTGCAACAGGCTGAGGCCGTCCCGACGGAGATCGGGGGGCAGCGCATTGACGAGCTGTACACCTCGAACCTCACCCGCACCCAGCTGACGGCGGCGCCGCTGGCCGGTGCGCGGACGCTGGAGCCGCTGGTGCGGGACGGCATCCGCGAGATCAGCGCCGGGGACCTTGAAATGAAGGGCGACGAAGCTTCCATCATGGCTTACCTGAAGGTGCTGATGTCGTGGTTCGGCGGTGACCTGTCCGCCCGCATCCCGGGCGCCGACAACGGCTTTGAGGTGCTGGAGCGCTTTGACGCGGTGGTGGAGGAGGCAGCGGCGCACGAGTCGGTGGCCATGGTCAGCCACGGCGCCATGATCCGCTTCTGGGCCGCGCACCGCGCCCGGAACGTGGACTGGACGGACCCCAAGTACCGCATGCTCGGCAACACCGGCATCGTCACCCTGGAGGGCGAACCCACGGGCAGCGATGCACCCGGCGGCTGGTCGCTGCTGGACTGGCATGCGGAGGCAGCTGGCGGGCTGCACGGTGAGGACATTGCCGACCCCACCGGCGGGGCCGCCGAGGCAGCCTTCGGCGGGAAGCCCAATAACTAA
- a CDS encoding catalase — protein MTFENTAPLTTAAGAPVANNQDSLTAGPRGPMLLQDVWFLEKLAHFSREVIPERRMHAKGSGAFGTFTVTNDITKYTKASIFSEVGKKTELFTRFSTVAGERGAADAERDIRGFAVKFYTEEGNWDLVGNNTPVFFFRDPLKFPDLNRAVKRDPRTNMRSAENNWDFWTNLPESLHQVTIVMSDRGLPASYRHMHGFGSHTYSLINAEGERFWVKFHHVTQQGIKNLTDEEAAAVVAGDRESSQRDLFDSIENGDFPKWKLMVQIMPEADAETYKYHPFDLTKVWSKKDYPLIEVGEWELNRNAENYHADVEQAAFTPSNVVPGISFSPDRMLQGRLFSYGDAQRYRLGVNHHQIPVNAAKNPVNTYHRDGQGRVDGNQGRTPGIEPNSYGRWAEQPAYADPALAVGATADRFNYREDDANYFEQPGILFREKMTQEQRQVLFENTARAIDGASQATIERHIYNCTQADPAYGEGVRKAIEALQASK, from the coding sequence ATGACTTTCGAAAACACCGCACCCCTGACCACGGCTGCTGGCGCGCCCGTCGCCAACAACCAGGACAGCCTGACGGCCGGCCCCCGCGGCCCCATGCTCCTGCAGGACGTCTGGTTCCTTGAGAAGCTGGCCCACTTCAGCCGCGAAGTCATCCCTGAGCGCCGCATGCACGCCAAGGGCTCCGGCGCCTTCGGCACCTTCACGGTGACCAACGACATCACCAAGTACACCAAGGCCAGCATCTTCTCCGAGGTCGGCAAGAAGACCGAGCTGTTCACCCGCTTCTCCACTGTTGCCGGTGAGCGCGGCGCCGCCGACGCCGAGCGCGACATCCGCGGCTTCGCCGTCAAGTTCTACACCGAAGAAGGCAACTGGGACCTGGTTGGCAACAACACCCCCGTGTTCTTCTTCCGCGACCCGCTGAAGTTCCCCGACCTGAACCGCGCCGTCAAGCGCGACCCCCGCACCAACATGCGCAGCGCCGAGAACAACTGGGACTTCTGGACCAACCTGCCCGAGTCCCTGCACCAGGTCACGATCGTCATGTCCGACCGCGGCCTGCCGGCCAGCTACCGCCACATGCACGGTTTCGGCTCGCACACCTACTCGCTGATCAACGCCGAGGGAGAGCGCTTCTGGGTCAAGTTCCACCACGTCACCCAGCAGGGCATCAAGAACCTGACGGACGAGGAAGCCGCAGCAGTAGTTGCCGGTGACCGCGAGTCCAGCCAGCGCGACCTCTTCGACTCCATCGAGAACGGCGACTTCCCCAAGTGGAAGCTCATGGTCCAGATCATGCCCGAGGCAGACGCCGAGACCTACAAGTACCACCCGTTCGACCTCACCAAGGTCTGGTCCAAGAAGGATTACCCGCTGATCGAGGTTGGCGAGTGGGAACTGAACCGCAACGCCGAGAACTACCACGCAGATGTTGAGCAGGCCGCCTTCACGCCCTCCAACGTTGTCCCGGGCATCAGCTTCTCCCCGGACCGCATGCTGCAGGGCCGACTGTTCTCCTACGGCGATGCACAGCGCTACCGCCTGGGCGTCAACCACCACCAGATCCCGGTGAACGCAGCCAAGAACCCGGTCAACACCTACCACCGCGACGGCCAGGGCCGAGTCGATGGCAACCAGGGCCGCACCCCCGGCATCGAGCCGAACTCCTACGGCCGCTGGGCCGAGCAGCCCGCCTACGCCGATCCCGCACTGGCTGTCGGCGCCACCGCGGACCGCTTCAACTACCGCGAAGACGATGCCAACTACTTCGAGCAGCCCGGCATCCTCTTCCGCGAGAAGATGACGCAGGAGCAGCGCCAGGTGCTCTTCGAGAACACCGCCCGCGCCATCGACGGTGCCTCACAGGCCACCATCGAGCGCCACATCTACAACTGCACCCAGGCCGACCCGGCCTACGGCGAGGGTGTCCGCAAGGCCATCGAGGCCCTGCAGGCTTCCAAGTAA
- a CDS encoding sensor histidine kinase: protein MSDGGEPPAPFSTVTLWRMKGISWVWLGTAAVCIALMAVGAPLNMVLYHMPLPFALGMAILHSASLGLTAARPMAGTLVSLLPLAIMPLVSSPVGAAPMPFSVVAMITQVFVICVAGLRARWQLAAGAWLASVVVGVLANYVTMPDGQSEGAQINVVIFAAVSGGLMVAAVVAQQWQNLRVELAAERTVSAEEQSRRRLAEERTRIARELHDVVAHGMSVVVVQATTASYRHPGLSDELKQEFDDIAANSRRAMTEMRSMLGSLRNSGAGRQLGPQPGLSDLPQLFASARSAGVRIAEPELSGVESHDIGEVIALTTYRIVQEALSNVIRHAPGATVKAEFVISGGQLTISVVNSSSAVGAVMAQLDRGQHLGQGLIGMRERAVIVGGSVVCVPLSDGGFSVTASLPLSAANQANGRRQP, encoded by the coding sequence GTGTCCGACGGCGGTGAGCCGCCGGCGCCCTTCAGCACCGTGACCCTGTGGCGGATGAAGGGCATCAGCTGGGTGTGGCTGGGAACTGCGGCCGTGTGCATCGCACTCATGGCCGTGGGCGCGCCGCTGAACATGGTTTTGTACCACATGCCGCTGCCGTTTGCGCTGGGCATGGCCATCCTGCATTCGGCGTCCCTGGGCCTGACGGCCGCGCGGCCCATGGCGGGGACCCTTGTGTCGCTGCTGCCGCTGGCGATCATGCCGCTGGTGTCCAGCCCGGTGGGTGCGGCCCCGATGCCGTTCAGCGTCGTGGCCATGATCACCCAGGTCTTTGTCATCTGTGTGGCCGGGCTCCGGGCCCGCTGGCAGCTGGCCGCCGGCGCCTGGCTGGCCAGCGTGGTGGTGGGCGTGCTGGCGAACTACGTGACGATGCCGGACGGGCAGTCGGAGGGAGCGCAGATCAATGTGGTCATTTTCGCGGCGGTCTCCGGCGGGCTCATGGTGGCGGCCGTGGTGGCGCAGCAGTGGCAGAACCTGCGTGTGGAACTGGCTGCGGAGCGCACCGTCAGCGCCGAGGAGCAGTCCCGGCGGCGCCTCGCGGAGGAACGCACCCGCATCGCCCGCGAACTCCACGACGTCGTGGCCCACGGGATGTCCGTGGTGGTGGTTCAGGCAACCACTGCCAGCTACCGGCACCCGGGCCTGAGCGACGAGCTCAAGCAGGAATTTGACGACATTGCGGCCAACTCGCGCCGTGCCATGACGGAGATGCGCAGCATGCTCGGCTCCCTCCGCAATTCCGGGGCCGGACGCCAGCTGGGACCGCAGCCCGGCCTCTCGGACCTGCCGCAGCTCTTTGCCTCGGCCCGTTCGGCAGGTGTGCGGATCGCCGAACCCGAGCTGTCCGGCGTCGAAAGCCATGACATCGGCGAGGTCATCGCCCTGACCACCTACCGGATCGTCCAGGAGGCGCTGAGCAATGTCATCCGGCACGCGCCGGGCGCCACGGTCAAGGCCGAATTCGTCATTTCGGGCGGGCAGCTGACCATTTCCGTGGTCAACTCCAGCTCTGCCGTGGGCGCGGTCATGGCGCAGCTGGACCGGGGGCAGCACCTCGGCCAGGGGCTGATCGGGATGCGCGAGCGGGCCGTCATTGTGGGCGGTTCCGTGGTGTGCGTTCCCCTGTCCGACGGCGGATTTTCAGTCACAGCTTCGCTGCCCCTGAGTGCGGCGAACCAGGCCAACGGAAGGAGGCAGCCGTGA
- a CDS encoding oxygenase MpaB family protein has protein sequence MAQHKGIGDIAPEAVMLAGAGRAILLQLANPAVGYGVARHSSFATDPLKRLHGTLSYIYALTNGTPQQRASVTAQVHKAHRPVTSQRAPDHPAYDAQDPTLQLWVAATLYDSAMLVHREVFGPLPPEDAEALYRDYGILGMALGMPATLWPATTADFADYWNRQVQQLSVDDTIRKVAGELLAARAAPWWIKMLMPVARFLTAGLLPASVRDMFGLAWSPARERALAVFFRAARILVNVLPKRIRHAPMHFYLKRIPG, from the coding sequence ATGGCGCAGCACAAAGGCATTGGCGACATTGCACCGGAAGCGGTCATGCTGGCCGGGGCCGGCCGCGCCATACTATTGCAGCTGGCCAACCCGGCCGTTGGCTACGGGGTGGCCCGGCATTCCAGTTTCGCCACCGATCCGCTGAAGCGGCTGCATGGCACGCTCAGCTACATCTATGCACTGACCAACGGAACTCCCCAGCAGCGGGCCTCCGTCACGGCCCAGGTTCACAAGGCGCACCGTCCCGTCACGTCGCAGCGGGCGCCGGACCACCCGGCCTATGACGCCCAAGACCCCACGCTGCAACTATGGGTGGCGGCAACCCTTTACGATTCAGCCATGCTCGTCCACCGCGAGGTGTTTGGGCCGCTGCCACCGGAAGATGCCGAGGCCCTTTACCGTGACTACGGCATCCTGGGCATGGCGCTGGGCATGCCCGCCACGCTCTGGCCCGCCACCACGGCCGACTTCGCAGACTACTGGAACCGGCAGGTTCAGCAGCTCAGTGTGGACGACACCATTCGCAAAGTCGCCGGGGAACTCCTAGCCGCAAGAGCCGCACCGTGGTGGATCAAGATGCTCATGCCTGTCGCCCGATTCCTCACCGCCGGACTGCTGCCCGCCAGCGTCAGGGACATGTTCGGCCTGGCATGGTCGCCGGCCAGGGAACGCGCCCTCGCGGTGTTCTTCCGTGCCGCCCGAATCCTGGTCAACGTGCTGCCGAAGCGGATCAGGCATGCGCCCATGCACTTCTACCTCAAGCGCATCCCCGGATAG
- a CDS encoding VOC family protein, with the protein MNAQTFPAGAPCWIDLMTSNMSRSQEFYTALFGWTYETGDEEKYGGYVMAFKDGKSVAGLMQSQEDSGYPDVWSTYLRVDDIAASADAARNAGGIVHLEPMDVPEQGKMAMLGDPSGASIGLWEFGGHTGFQSHEEPGAAAWHELHSKNYPAAVGFYRDVFGLQTSVMSDTPEFRYTNLVQDSRELAGIMDASAWLPEDAPSNWQVYFQTEDVDAAIAKALTLGATIINEAEDSPYGRVAGLTDCTGAMFKLVQPPA; encoded by the coding sequence ATGAACGCCCAGACCTTCCCTGCAGGCGCACCGTGCTGGATTGACTTGATGACCTCAAACATGTCCCGGTCGCAGGAGTTTTACACGGCCCTCTTCGGCTGGACCTATGAAACCGGGGACGAGGAAAAGTACGGCGGCTACGTCATGGCCTTCAAGGATGGCAAGTCCGTCGCCGGCCTCATGCAGAGCCAGGAGGACAGCGGCTACCCGGACGTGTGGAGCACCTACCTGCGCGTCGACGACATTGCTGCTTCCGCGGACGCCGCCAGAAACGCCGGTGGAATTGTCCACCTCGAGCCCATGGACGTTCCGGAGCAGGGCAAGATGGCCATGCTTGGCGATCCGAGCGGCGCATCAATCGGCCTGTGGGAATTTGGCGGCCACACCGGCTTCCAGTCGCATGAGGAGCCCGGCGCCGCGGCCTGGCATGAGCTCCACAGCAAGAACTACCCCGCCGCCGTCGGCTTCTACCGCGACGTCTTCGGCCTGCAAACCTCGGTCATGTCGGACACCCCCGAGTTCCGCTACACCAACCTGGTGCAGGACAGCCGCGAGCTGGCCGGGATCATGGATGCCAGCGCCTGGCTCCCCGAGGACGCACCCTCCAACTGGCAGGTGTATTTCCAGACGGAGGACGTCGATGCCGCCATCGCGAAGGCCCTGACCCTGGGTGCCACCATCATCAACGAGGCCGAGGACTCCCCCTACGGCCGGGTCGCCGGGCTGACCGACTGCACCGGCGCCATGTTCAAGCTGGTCCAGCCCCCGGCCTGA
- a CDS encoding response regulator has translation MNIRVLVVDDQAMVREGFAALLGAQSDIEVVGQAENGAVAVELAAEHHPDVVLMDVRMPVMDGLEAARRILALPSEGPGPHVLMLTTFDVDDYVYDALRLGASGFLLKDALADELLAAVRVVASGDALLAPSVTKRLIEQFAQQGVRPALSRGPLEGLTERELEVMTLIGRGMSNQEIAADLFIAQQTVKTHVSKILAKLGLRDRVQAVVLAYDTGLVEPGG, from the coding sequence GTGAACATTCGGGTACTTGTGGTGGACGACCAGGCCATGGTGCGGGAGGGGTTTGCCGCGCTGCTGGGTGCGCAGTCCGACATTGAGGTGGTGGGCCAGGCCGAGAACGGCGCCGTGGCCGTGGAACTCGCGGCCGAGCACCACCCTGACGTGGTGTTGATGGACGTGCGCATGCCTGTCATGGACGGGCTTGAGGCGGCGCGCCGGATACTGGCACTGCCGTCCGAGGGGCCCGGACCGCATGTGCTCATGCTGACCACCTTTGATGTGGACGACTATGTGTACGACGCCCTGCGGCTCGGCGCCAGCGGATTCCTGCTCAAGGACGCGCTGGCGGACGAGCTGCTCGCGGCTGTGCGCGTGGTGGCGTCCGGGGATGCGCTGCTCGCCCCGTCCGTGACGAAGCGGCTCATCGAGCAGTTCGCGCAGCAGGGCGTCAGGCCGGCGCTCTCCCGCGGTCCCCTGGAGGGGCTGACGGAGCGGGAGCTGGAGGTCATGACGCTCATCGGCCGCGGCATGTCCAACCAGGAGATCGCGGCGGATCTGTTCATTGCCCAGCAGACGGTCAAGACACACGTCAGCAAGATCCTGGCCAAGCTGGGGCTGCGCGACCGGGTGCAGGCCGTGGTGCTCGCCTACGACACCGGCCTCGTGGAGCCCGGCGGGTAG
- a CDS encoding Fur family transcriptional regulator: MDKGHTTEEMLRAVSLRVTRPRVAVLNAVRANPHADADTVIGAARAVLGSVSKQAVYDVLAALVDADLVRRIEPQGSPARFETRVGDNHHHVVCRLCGDIADVDCALGEAPCLHASNSHGFSIDEAEVIYWGTCPDCAAKKLVTDQELTTPRSDK, from the coding sequence ATGGACAAGGGACATACAACCGAGGAAATGCTGCGTGCCGTTTCACTGCGCGTGACGCGTCCCCGGGTGGCTGTCCTGAATGCCGTCAGGGCCAACCCGCATGCAGATGCAGACACCGTCATTGGTGCCGCGCGGGCTGTGCTGGGAAGCGTTTCAAAGCAGGCGGTGTATGACGTTCTGGCTGCACTGGTCGATGCAGACCTGGTGCGCCGGATTGAGCCCCAGGGCTCGCCCGCGAGGTTTGAAACGAGAGTGGGGGACAACCACCACCACGTCGTGTGTCGCCTGTGCGGAGACATCGCCGATGTGGACTGCGCCCTCGGTGAAGCCCCCTGCCTGCACGCCTCCAACAGCCACGGATTCAGCATTGATGAGGCCGAGGTCATTTATTGGGGGACCTGCCCTGACTGTGCCGCCAAAAAGCTTGTGACTGACCAAGAACTGACTACACCTAGGAGCGATAAGTAA
- a CDS encoding YajQ family cyclic di-GMP-binding protein, with protein MASESTFDVVSKVDKQEVANALNQAQKEVAQRYDFKNVGAEIDFSGEKIMLKANSEERVMAIMDVFESKLIRRGISLKSLDAGEPYPSGKEYRLEAEIKEGIAQDVAKKINKLIRDEGPKGVKSTIQGDELRVSSKSRDDLQDVMALLRKFEDADLQFVNLR; from the coding sequence ATGGCCAGCGAGTCAACGTTCGACGTCGTGAGCAAAGTCGACAAGCAGGAGGTCGCCAACGCCCTGAACCAGGCCCAGAAGGAAGTGGCGCAGCGCTACGACTTCAAGAACGTCGGTGCCGAGATTGATTTCAGTGGTGAAAAGATCATGCTCAAGGCCAACTCGGAAGAGCGCGTCATGGCCATCATGGATGTTTTCGAATCCAAGCTGATTCGGCGCGGCATCTCCCTGAAGTCCCTGGACGCCGGAGAGCCGTACCCCTCGGGCAAGGAGTACCGCCTGGAAGCAGAGATCAAGGAAGGCATCGCCCAGGATGTGGCGAAGAAGATCAACAAGCTCATCCGCGACGAGGGCCCCAAGGGCGTCAAGTCCACCATCCAGGGCGACGAACTGCGCGTGAGCTCCAAGAGCCGCGATGATCTGCAGGACGTCATGGCCCTGCTGCGCAAGTTCGAGGACGCCGACCTCCAGTTCGTCAACCTGCGCTAG
- a CDS encoding DUF2461 domain-containing protein: MDTFTGFPAAAFEFYAALEENNNREWWLANKDKYDADVLAPFSALRSELEPRFGPGRIFRPNRDMRFAARGEPYKTAQGMFLSHYEDVGYYLHLDADGLSVGGGYRSAAPAQLARFRAAVDAPSSGAALEEIARQLEADGYALSPPDLKSAPRGFPRDHPRAELLRHKTLSASLELGRPDWLETGRAEKQIADHWEHLRPLVEWVTRHAAP; encoded by the coding sequence ATGGACACTTTCACCGGCTTTCCCGCGGCAGCCTTTGAGTTCTACGCCGCGCTTGAAGAGAACAACAACCGTGAGTGGTGGCTGGCCAACAAGGACAAATACGACGCCGATGTGCTGGCTCCGTTTTCCGCCCTCCGCAGTGAGTTGGAACCCAGGTTTGGCCCGGGGAGGATTTTCCGGCCCAACCGGGACATGAGGTTTGCCGCCCGCGGCGAGCCTTACAAGACGGCGCAGGGCATGTTCTTGTCGCACTACGAGGATGTTGGGTACTACCTCCACCTGGACGCCGACGGCCTCAGTGTGGGCGGAGGCTATCGCTCCGCAGCCCCGGCCCAGCTGGCCAGGTTCCGGGCCGCCGTGGATGCCCCTTCCAGCGGCGCAGCCCTGGAGGAGATTGCCCGGCAGCTGGAAGCCGACGGCTACGCACTGTCGCCGCCGGACTTGAAGTCCGCCCCGCGCGGCTTCCCCAGGGACCACCCCCGGGCGGAGCTGTTGCGGCACAAGACGCTGAGCGCCTCATTGGAGCTGGGCAGGCCTGACTGGCTGGAAACCGGCAGGGCGGAAAAGCAAATTGCGGACCATTGGGAGCACCTTCGGCCCCTGGTTGAATGGGTGACCCGGCATGCGGCCCCGTAG